The following are encoded together in the Primulina tabacum isolate GXHZ01 chromosome 18, ASM2559414v2, whole genome shotgun sequence genome:
- the LOC142532256 gene encoding uncharacterized protein LOC142532256, producing the protein MAPYEALYGRKCRSPIHWEEVGERATIRPQMFQHSAEMVAMIRERMKTAQSRLKRYADQRRQNLEFAVGDHVFVKIAPMKRVVRFGKKVKLSRRFIGPFEILEKVGAFAYRVVLPLNLRGQQCLPLIDVPQFTPNLSYEENPTQILGRHEKRLRNKMIKMVKVKWLNHSEEEATWNAESEMRIRYHELFGAS; encoded by the exons ATGGCTCCGTACGAGGCACTTTAcggaaggaagtgtaggtcaCCCATCCATTGGGAAGAGGTAGGAGAAAGAGCTACAATAAGACCTCAGATGTTTCAGCACTCCGCGGAAATGGTAGCcatgatccgagaaagaatgaaaactgctcagagtcgactaAAGAGATACGCGGACCAAAGAAGACAAAATCTTGAGTTTGCAGTTGGTGATCATGTATTCGTGAAAATAGCCCCTATGAAGCGTGTtgtgagatttggcaagaaagtcAAACTTAGTCGAagattcataggaccatttgagatactCGAAAAAGTGGGAGCATTTGCATATCGAGTGGTGTTGCCACTGAATCTGAGGGGTCAACAATGTCTTCCACTTATCGATGTTCcgcaa TTTACACCaaacctgtcatatgaggaaaatCCTACCCAAATCTTGGGTAGACATGAAAAAAGGTTGCGAAACAAGATGATAAAgatggtcaaagtcaaatggctaaatcactcggaggaagaagccacGTGGAATGCGGAGTCAGAGATGAGGATTCGCTATCACGAACTATTCGGTGcgtcttaa